The following proteins are co-located in the Tripterygium wilfordii isolate XIE 37 chromosome 2, ASM1340144v1, whole genome shotgun sequence genome:
- the LOC120011879 gene encoding uncharacterized protein At5g02240 isoform X2: MARRTSKPMVGSHLILTYPVSSGNVKRLVQKEQGERAATMAYTLFSHTCFIFPSQIPSGKLKSSFVYNVGRRVLTRCSAKKKIGFFDQILDYIEGGPKLRKWYGAPDLVPKDKSIMEEEDEYPDDEVRDAVLVTDGDSDIGQIIILSLIVKRGGRVKALVKDKRTAREAFGTYVESMVGDASNKTFQKKALRGVRAIICPNEGFPSTIGSLKGINHVIYLSQLSVYRSSNGIQALMNSNARKLAEQDEATLTASGVPYTIIRAGALQDTPGGKQGFSFEEGCAVRGTLSKEDAAFICIEALDAIPQKGFTFEVSNGEEKVLDWKACLAGLMEKAGQQLQ, translated from the exons ATGGCCCGAAGAACTTCAAAACCCATGGTTGGCAGTCATTTGATCCTGACCTATCCAGTCAGTAGCGGGAATGTAAAACGGTTGGTTCAGAAAGAACAGGGAGAGAGAGCTGCAACAATGGCTTACACACTCTTTTCCCATACTTGTTTCATCTTCCCTTCTCAGATTCCATCTGGAAAATTGAAATCCTCCTTTGTCTACAATGTTGGCAGGCGGGTCCTCACTCGTTGCTCGGCGAAGAAGAAGATCGGTTTCTTCGATCAAATTCTTGATTATATAGAAG GGGGTCCCAAGTTAAGGAAATGGTATGGGGCACCTGATCTCGTGCCAAAGGATAAATCTATTATGGAAGAAGAGGATGAGTATCCAG ATGATGAAGTCAGGGATGCTGTTCTAGTGACTGATGGAGATAGTGATATTGGTCAG ATAATAATATTGTCACTAATTGTCAAACGAGGAGGTCGAGTTAAAGCATTGGTGAAAGACAAACGTACTGCTAGGGAAGCTTTTGGAACTTATGTTGAG TCCATGGTTGGAGATGCAAGTAATAAGACATTTCAAAAGAAAGCTCTAAGAGGTGTTCGTGCTATCATATGCCCAAAT GAAGGTTTTCCATCTACTATTGGGAGCTTGAAAGGCATAAATCATGTAATTTACCTATCGCag TTATCTGTTTATAGAAGTAGCAATGGAATTCAGGCTCTCATGAACAGCAATGCAAGAAAATTGGCTGAGCAAGATGAGGCGACACTTACAGCCTCAGGAGTTCCTTACACCATCATCAGGGCTGGCGCATTACAGGACACTCCCGGTGGAAAGCAGGGTTTCAGCTTTGAAGAG GGTTGTGCAGTAAGGGGAACTCTTAGCAAGGAAGATGCTGCCTTCATTTGTATCGAAGCACTTGATGCTATCCCTCAAAAAGGATTCACTTTCGAG GTAAGTAATGGAGAAGAGAAGGTTTTAGATTGGAAAGCATGTTTGGCTGGATTGATGGAGAAAGCAGGGCAGCAGCTTCAATAA
- the LOC120011879 gene encoding uncharacterized protein LOC120011879 isoform X1 — protein sequence MARRTSKPMVGSHLILTYPVSSGNVKRLVQKEQGERAATMAYTLFSHTCFIFPSQIPSGKLKSSFVYNVGRRVLTRCSAKKKIGFFDQILDYIEGGPKLRKWYGAPDLVPKDKSIMEEEDEYPDDEVRDAVLVTDGDSDIGQIIILSLIVKRGGRVKALVKDKRTAREAFGTYVEVLHFNLSMVGDASNKTFQKKALRGVRAIICPNEGFPSTIGSLKGINHVIYLSQLSVYRSSNGIQALMNSNARKLAEQDEATLTASGVPYTIIRAGALQDTPGGKQGFSFEEGCAVRGTLSKEDAAFICIEALDAIPQKGFTFEVSNGEEKVLDWKACLAGLMEKAGQQLQ from the exons ATGGCCCGAAGAACTTCAAAACCCATGGTTGGCAGTCATTTGATCCTGACCTATCCAGTCAGTAGCGGGAATGTAAAACGGTTGGTTCAGAAAGAACAGGGAGAGAGAGCTGCAACAATGGCTTACACACTCTTTTCCCATACTTGTTTCATCTTCCCTTCTCAGATTCCATCTGGAAAATTGAAATCCTCCTTTGTCTACAATGTTGGCAGGCGGGTCCTCACTCGTTGCTCGGCGAAGAAGAAGATCGGTTTCTTCGATCAAATTCTTGATTATATAGAAG GGGGTCCCAAGTTAAGGAAATGGTATGGGGCACCTGATCTCGTGCCAAAGGATAAATCTATTATGGAAGAAGAGGATGAGTATCCAG ATGATGAAGTCAGGGATGCTGTTCTAGTGACTGATGGAGATAGTGATATTGGTCAG ATAATAATATTGTCACTAATTGTCAAACGAGGAGGTCGAGTTAAAGCATTGGTGAAAGACAAACGTACTGCTAGGGAAGCTTTTGGAACTTATGTTGAGGTATTGCATTTTAACTTG TCCATGGTTGGAGATGCAAGTAATAAGACATTTCAAAAGAAAGCTCTAAGAGGTGTTCGTGCTATCATATGCCCAAAT GAAGGTTTTCCATCTACTATTGGGAGCTTGAAAGGCATAAATCATGTAATTTACCTATCGCag TTATCTGTTTATAGAAGTAGCAATGGAATTCAGGCTCTCATGAACAGCAATGCAAGAAAATTGGCTGAGCAAGATGAGGCGACACTTACAGCCTCAGGAGTTCCTTACACCATCATCAGGGCTGGCGCATTACAGGACACTCCCGGTGGAAAGCAGGGTTTCAGCTTTGAAGAG GGTTGTGCAGTAAGGGGAACTCTTAGCAAGGAAGATGCTGCCTTCATTTGTATCGAAGCACTTGATGCTATCCCTCAAAAAGGATTCACTTTCGAG GTAAGTAATGGAGAAGAGAAGGTTTTAGATTGGAAAGCATGTTTGGCTGGATTGATGGAGAAAGCAGGGCAGCAGCTTCAATAA